aTTTCAGTTATTCACTTTATCCACTCAGTTATGTCCTCTTTGTTCAAAACGAGTCCATTTTTGTAGATCAAACaaagtttatgtgtatatgttctaAGTGTGCACAAGTGTTACATGATATCctgaaaacataatttattttatcatgtttatTTGCCAGAGTGATTGTTTGACTCAAATTCAAAGTCTAAACCCTTTGCTTTTAGCACTTGAATAACATCACTTTTACATCACTCACTccaaaacaaaattcaatatGTCAAATCTATTTCATCTGTTCATTGTTTGACAAAAATTTTAAGCTCtattttgatgaccagtttcaaCAGAAAAACAATCTTAATTTCGTATGGAAACACAGAAGATCTAAGATGGACAAAGCAATTCTGCtgttgattttttgttgttgcttttgttttttgagacagagtttctgtgtagccctgactatctggaactagttctgtagaccaggctggcattgaactcagagatctgtctgcctctgcctcttgagtgatggaattaaaggtgtgccccaccactgcccaactacaAAACAATTCTGAGCAACAATCCTACTGATGGAGATATCAATATCCAGATTTCAAGCTATATTACCGGACTATATAAATGAAAACTTTGTGGTACTGACATAAAATATATACTCATGGACCAACAGAAGCAGCTGGAAGGCCACAGATAAACCCAGAACCCTATAGCTATTTCTTTTTACAAGAAGCTAATAATCCACATTAGAGAAATGGCAGCATCTTCAAAATgggtgctggtcaaactgaatAGCTACATGAAGAAGACTGAAACTCAGTCCTCACCTcccacccagaaaaaaaaatagtcaactCCAGCACAAGACCTGATACCCTAAATGAGACAGACTAGAAAGCATGGAATGTGGGCGTCCGTGTTCATTGTGGCTCTGTTTACAATAGCTAGGAAATTGAAATAGGCTAGATTCCCATTAACTAGTGAATGGATAATCAAAATGTCATTTATACAATTGCTCAgctgctaagaaaaataaaagtgtgaaattcataggaaaatggatggagcgaGAAGCATTCACTCTGACCAAAAAAGACAGAATGCTTTTTCTCATTTGTGGATCTGAGCTATGACTCTTTAGCTACAGGTTACTGGACTTGGAATACTCAGAGAGGTCAGGAAATTGCGAAGGGGCCTTGAGAAGGAGTTctgagggaggggaggatgcaCTGATTAAAAGGGTTCAAAAGGAATTGTGAAATCGGAAGGGACAAACTGCTGTGTGGGAAGAGAGGACAGGGTGAGGAGGGCAACTGGAAGGGTTAACTAACCCTACAGATTTTTCAAACCAGTCCCATGTAACAAGTGCCTTAGCATAGCCTATCCAAGCATATAAAAAGCGCTGCAGTGCCGTTATCTGATAACGCGGTAACAGAAGCTAACAAATCCAATCCCGGGCCTGGGAGGGAGGTATTTCTTTTGTAGGTATTGCCCAGAGAATTCTCAAAGACTCCCAAACATGACAGATTATTTCCAGCGTTCTTGGTAACTGTCCAGAACTTTACAGTTAAGATCATATTGTTGAGTCATAGATCTGGAAAAATCAAATCGGTACTGTAagggtgttgcgggaggtcctcccgcttctccaacctatagctgctgagataccagcccattggggcgtggtctctctccctttaaaaaagcggccacttccctctccgctctctcttcacttcctgctccgccggcgactagactcctttcctggttgcgtagagggctgttgcctgggacagtgatctgtaagttttttcccctttaaataaataccaccctattaatcataatcccaaattggtgtggcattgtttgtgacttacgccttcattttggcgcccaacgtggggctcgaacccacgatcctgagattaagagtcccatgaatgatggaggaaggtcattagctaataaaggaactgccttggcccattttattggttaggacataggtaggtggagtaaacagaacagaatgccgggaggaagaggaagtgaggtcagactcgacagctctcctctcgggagcagacgcctcagcagagacgccatgccccgctcccgggcagacacacgcagtGAAGCTCCGACcgagaatcttcccggtaagaccggtgctcacagattattagagatgggttgatcggtatatcagaattagccagtaagggctaaagttaaagggccaatcagtgtttaaatgaatacagtttgtgtgttgttatttcgggcataagctagccaagcaggcggctggggtgttggggacgcagccctgccacccttattactacataagGGAAGCTTCACCTTGCTGGCCAGCTTTCATTGTGCTGGAATGCACTatgcatgctaccagaggagaaaagccATCTTACCCACACGTGAATCTTGTGAGCTACAGTAATGATGGGCCTGGCAATAGTGGCATGGATGTTGTGGATGTAACTAGCCCCATTTAGATCAGATTTAAGGTCAGCGACACACGTTGAAACCCATACCTGGCCCCATTATTGGGCCAAGAACCTATGGCCAGACAGATAATAGACTCTAAAGAGAAtatactactattattctgctaaatggacataaaTATTAAACCAACTCATGAATTATCATTTCATTCACAGAGTAAAGCCCATCTCTATGTTCATCAAAGGAACTTGTGTTTGCAGAAGGAGATAGTtagcacagagacccacagctggccgGGAACTGGAGACTGTAGAGCGTTCAGCCCTAAACGGAACATGCATGCTGCACTCCTACTCCAAAGGTTCAGGCGTGGTGTAGAAGAGGCGGAAAGACTGTCAGATCCAAAGGTGGTGAATGACTACAAGAAAAATCGGAGGGCAGCGCACGTCCAAGGACCTTGGCCAGACTCAGCAAAAGAGCACGGAGATCTGGGTGCAGGCGTGGCCTGGGGCGAGAGAGCTCACAGACGTGACTCCTATCTGGGCTGGGCTGTGTGGGAAGACAGAATCGAGTCAGACTCGGAGAGCCTCGCGAATGGGTGGAAATGGGACTTCACCGGAGTCTGCGCCTGGAGGCTTGGAGTGGACAGGAGCGGCATGGAGTTAGAATCCTGGACCAGACGCAGCAAGACAGTATGTAGATGCTCAACTAGGGATGTTTATATCATTGAGATGATTATATCACCACATGTAACCACCGATATTCCCAGCCCTCAGCACATATTAGTGTTTCCTGTGTAAAAGGACACATAACTGGTTTTTGTCTGATGAAGCAGAGTAACAATTTTACCTTGAACTTTCGAATGGATGCATTACAGGCATAGATACTCTCTTCTGTAGCTTTTAAACTAAATTGATCAGCAAATTAAATCGATCAAGTGTCCTAAAACTGTTGCACCGGAGAACGGCTCAGAGGATTCTATGCCCTGAGCCCTAAAGCCTGGGCCCAATTTTGAGTAACTTAGTGTTTGGTGACTTGTGTCTATTTTCTACAATCAACCAAGCTGTTAATTAAACCCAGTGCACCATCTCCATGGCAATGACTTTGGCATCAGGAGACCCATCAGAGACCTTGTACTACCAAAAAAATGAAGTAACTACTTCATGGTCACTATTAGCTGTGACTGTAATAGTGGTTAATTAATATAAAAGGGCCTGAGAAGGCTGGTTGCATTGATTTGGGTCTGGGTCTCAGACGCCAGACCACGGTTACATGTCTGACTCTGAGAACATGCCGGACCTTACCTCACCTCAGTGCCCTCTTCTCGTCTAGCAGTTTAACGTGACTTCCGTCCTGTGGCCCCTGTGTCTCTGGCCTTTCTCCGGATAGAGAACAGAACAAGGAGCTGACCCATGAAGAGCAGGCATCCGCCTTCAACTGACGCCGTTAGCACTGGGAAACAAGGGCAAACCTCCAACAACACATGGGCTTTCCTATCTCAGGTAAGAAACAGAGGAGGCTGAGGGGTCCAACCTGGGGCAGCGCCGAGAGCAACAAAGGAAAGTCATACTTAAGGACGCAGGTTCCAAACATTAGTCAGGAATAGTTAACCTTAAAGTGAATTCCTGCAAAGCTGTACATTTAAATTTCATACCCGTTCTAAATTAACTTGATTGTTGCTCTGCCTAAACTTACATAGATGTTTTCATTCAATTCTGATTATTCAGCAAGTCACTCCATAGCATTTTAACTGTAAGAAGTTAAACAGTGAACTTTCTGCAAAACTAAGAGGTACTGGgtaagatttagaaaaaaaaatacactactTAACACAGAGTTGATAATTCAGTAAACGTACAAATAATTGGAGCTGAAGAGTGTAAGTAATTCCTGCATTCTGGGAACACAGAACCACAGTCAAGACCACTGGTAGAAACTCACATAGAAGAGGGAGAAAACTATAAAACACGAAAGAAACTGCTATATGCAAAGAGCTGTCTCCAAGAGCCTGCCCCATACTGATGGGTACCGTTCTCCCAAGCCCAGAGCAGTGTTGTTGCTAATGCCTTCACTTTGGCTTCCTGGCCTTACTATCTTCCAGTTCCCTGTCTGTCAGCTGTCTTCTAGGCTAGACCCTTAAGATGGTTCAGGACTGTAACATTTACAAGCCTGATTTCCTAAAGACCCTCTGGGTAACGATGAGGACTAGCCAGTTCTCTGAAGACTGATCATCAAGCTTATCCTGCCAGGCGTCTTCTTATACCAACAGAAATGCAAACTGCGATGTGCGAGTTACTCTCAATGCTGTCCGCCTTTCCACCCCCACTTTCTCGGGTTTTATCAGTCAtttcagaatttcatacaatggGTATTGACTGGATTCAACTCTTTACCCAACTCCCCCCAAATCTATCTCCTCTTCCCAAACCACTCAACTGTGTTTTTCGTTTAACCCATCAAGTCCAGTTTCTGCTGCCCAAATACTCTTGGATGTGTGACCCTCCCTGGAGGGTGGTCAACCCACCACGGACCACACTCTTAAAACTGACCCTTCCTCTCCTAGAAGGCATTAGTTGCCAATGCCTCTcatgcccacctcccctctccatgctggACTCTTGTCTGGACAGGAAGGCAGcatcctctctctgtccttctggacGGAGGTTTCTATAGAAAGGACATCTGCTGACGTTTGCTTGGGCCCTGGCCCCAGTTCCAGCATCCATTCATTTCCAAAGGAAAGTGGATGAGACAATGTCTCAACAGATTGCACAGGGgctcttgtttttaaaatataatcacgGAGACTGAAGGGATACGCTGCCCTCTCGTCCTTGTCCCTTCCCCCACAGAGCCACTCACACAAAATACAAGGTAGTCTAACCCTGGTTCTGTTAGCTTTGGGAGTGAACCTAAGTGGAGTCTCTAACATCTAAGGTTCTCAAAGTTCTGGTCTGTATAGGGGCAATATTGAAAGCACATGGCTGCTGTGAGGACCAAGTGAGATTACATAATAAACACTAATTCTAATTACTAACTACATTGCTACAAGATCGATCCAAATCTTGATTAATAAAAtgatgggtggtggtggaacacacctttaatcccagcactcaggaggcagagggaggtggctctctgtgggtttgaggccagcctggtctacagagtgagttccaggacagtcagggctactcaaagagaccctctctcaaaacacaaacaaacaaacaaaaacggaaagaaagagagacagacagaggaagagacagacagagacagacagacagacagaaagagagagagagagagagagagagagagagagagagagagaaagaagggaggaatggagggagggaggaggggagggaagaaaagaaaagaaaagaaaatgatagtaAAACTGAACACTATTATGAAcactattgtttttctttctggaaatatCACAAACAGTATTGATTGGTAGCCTTGGGGTGATGTTTGCAGAGATTGAACTCATATTTtgaggttttattgttgttgctcaCTTGTTTGCTAGTCTggctcccttttttctttctttgttgagacatggtctcacaacGCAGCTCtgggtggctttgaacttgaagctgtcattctgcctctgtctcccagtgttgTGAACATAAGGAGTGTCCCACATCACTCACCTTTACTTGTTTTGTAAGCTGACAGCTAAAATTGTATTCATTACGTACAAAAATGATAGCTTGAAGAATGCACACACTGTGAAGTAGTTAATATAGATAAATGTCACGTCACACAGCTTCGCTTTTATGATGGAAGTAACACCGTTAGCAAGTCCTAAAATGCAGTATTGACGTTTGCTGTGGCTTCATGACCTCAGCGTGAGGTTTATtgtaaggaaatagaaaaaaattgggGAGAAAGATGTTTCTCATCTCACAGGCCTGTATCAATCTATTTCTCTCCAGTAAATGTGCTGTTTCCGTGTGGACACAGGAATACATTAGAGTCCTTTTGAATTCCGATGACCAGTTCATGCAGAAATAGCCAAATAGCTCAATCAAAATGTCAACATGCTTAGTGCCAGTTATGAAACTACTTATTGTATCCTCAAGATATTTCAGGGAATTTTGACTTGAAATACCTTTCTAAATGTTTTTTATAATACCCTGACTTGAATATTTATAGTTGTACTCTCTTTCATCTGAGAAAGGAATGTCAAtttaattaatatgtatatctataataCGACATGATAGGTCAGGTGACAATAAACTACTATGGCTATTAGACAATTTGCTCCAGTCTTTAGAGGCTCCATACAAAATATTGAAGACATAAGTTATGTGTTTAATAATTATAAGTCATTCTATGATGAGAATCCTCTCATTTGTTATGCACATATGCTGAAGATCATCTATAATTTGATcgtctgtctttatctccatttGCTGTCCTCCAAATAGAAACCCTGGGAACCTCCTTTACTGGCTGTCGCATGTTGAAAAGCACATAGAAAACCTGCATGTGTGACTCTGAGTAGACAAAGGATGTTCATGGCTGGGGGGAGTGCTTGCCTTTCCACAATGCAGAGCAGGAGCATCTGGGAAGCAGATTTAAGTGCAGCTAGCAAGAACCTAATGAGAGACAGGGTGTCACTTGCTGCTCCTATGTTGTGCTCCTATGGTGCTCACTATGGCTGGGAACTTGCCgtgatcctctgcctcagcctccccatcGCACTGTgtgcttggattataggtgtgtgccacagaACTCACCCATATTAATTCACTTTAAATATAGGTCCTTAATAATTCTCTGTTTATAGAATTAGcatcgtgtgtgtgcatgcgtgtgtgtgtgtgtgtgtgtgtgagcacatgtatgtgtatgtgatctCTATTAACCCCCACTAGCCTTGGAAAACAGGAATTGTTCAATTCAGCAGAAcagtaaaaaaaatcagagttacAGAATTTGCATGCAACAAGTCAGAGTCAAAAGTAAAGATTATCACCTGAACTCATTCTGCCTGAACTCAAAGCACATCTCATTCCTATGCTTCCTAACTTCACATGAGGACATGTAGAAATTCACTAGGAGGCTGagaatttaaaaactgaacttAGAACTATCGGTCAGTAGATGCCTCATATAATAACCAGGCGTTACTGTGGGGAAGAAGACGTCTATCCCTTCCCAGCCTGAGGAGGGCTAAGaacaacattaaaaacaaaacacattagaAACAAGACAGCGCTCCTCCAGAAACAAGAAGCCGTAGGGTTTACCAGAACTATTTGTCTGCTTGGATTAAAATTATAAACACTAAATAGTGTCCGGTTTCATGGATGTTGTGCCCAAGGTGCTTTGGTCATATAgcagatttaaaaaatgaaacacaagtTAAAAACATTGTTTGCCAAGAATGTGCACAGTGTTTCTCAACATCACGACCTTGCGATGACCTCAGTGATGACCTCTTCTATGGACCGTGTCTCACCTTTGAACCCTGAGCAAATAGATGCCTTGACTGGGAcctatttctgtatttattattacTGAACATTTAGTGCCTGAAAAATGATTGTAATCACACAGTTTAGTATTTCTCTTTGATGGCTTCTATTGAAATCTCACCTAAGGTAAGCTGCATTGCCAAACCTTTTATTATTAGCATTAGTTAAAGCAATaactttaattgtttttaaatgtgatgTACATACAATGATATATTCATTGTACCTTTCTCACTTCCTTAGATTCCTATGCTCTAGAGAGCAGCAAGGACACTTAAGCTTAGAATAACTCTAGGCGACACAACTCCAAAGTCATTCTCTTCCGTTCTTTTTCctcattttgaaaatgatttatttctttttattttatgtacattggtgttttgctggcatttatgtctgtgtgagggtgccaaaTCACTTTGAGCCgcattgcagacagttgtgagctgccatctgcgtgctgggaattgaacccaggtccactAGAAGAGCACCCTGTGCTCTTAAccgtgagccatctctccagtccctatttttcctaatttttattgtttgtggttttttgtttggttggtttggaggttttggtttttcttttttcctttttctcaagacagggtttctctgtgtaccatagctgtcctgtaattcactctgtagaccaggctggcattgaactcatagcgatccgcctgcttctgcctcctgagtgctgggattaaaggcatgcgccaccaccacccagcttttctaatttttaaactaCATTTGTCTTTAAGGTTTGCATGGATGACATCTAGGCCACGTGGCACAGAAATCCTTATAATATGATGATAGTAAGCAATCCTTCCGCCCAAGAAGAAATAGTCCTGAGGACGCTGCAACTCTAGGTCAGAGCCCACCCAGAACTGAGGCCAATGACAACAGCCAAGCCTTGCAGAATAGTTAATGGATTACGAGAAGCTCTTAAGTGCTTAATGTGGTCCCAGACATGCAGGAAATTTGAGTTCAATATTTATCAGATTCACATCTTTCTCTCAAGGGGACAAATGTATTGAAGCAATATGAAAGCAAGGCAACACAATGTTTCAGAATTAAGGGAACATCATATTAAGTTTTTCATTCGATGCCTTACATGAGTCTGAGGAAGAAACAATTACTTTTATCAGAAATTACGAAAACTTTTTCATGAATATGTGATTTGAATGAAACCTAACTATAAAgcacttataaataaaaatataaatatgctaACGTCAACAAATAATAGAGGCAAGAAAGCACAGCGCTCCTCTTTCCAGCCGTGTGAGGTACACATCTTCAAAATAGCGTGGTAGCTGAGCTTTTGCCTTCTCAAAGGAAACACTTTGAAATGTGTAAGGATTTTGAACTATGCAGTAACCAGGAGTAAAATTTTTATGAGGGGAGTAGCAtaacattttcttatattttaattttatatttatattatcttCTATACAAGAAGATTAATCGGCCGTCAGGGGGACAAAGTGGTGAAGACACACAGGAAAGACAGTCACGGAGTGACTTAGAGGTGGTGGGGGGACGTGGTAAAAGTTTGACCAGAACCCTCTCCAAAGCCTGTGGTTCTCGCTGAAGAAGAAGAGATTCGGACAAGCACTGAAGAATCGGTAGAATATGCTGTCTTGGGATGGATAAATAGAGATGTGCCTGAATTTTACtttagagaagaataaaaacGCAGAAGAAAGGATCACCGTGATGAAAGTAGCAGATGGCAGAATTTACGGCCCCTACAATAAAATAACAAGGCAAACACAACAGAGAATATGCAGCTACCTGTTACTGGAAAATTAAAGCCAGCAGTAGGAATTTAGAtgcacagaaaatggaaagccaGTGAGCATTGCATGAGCCATAGACAAGGATGGCGATCTCAGGAGAGAGCCGTAGACAAGGACGGCGATCTCGGGAGCTAGTTTCGTAGCTGTAGAAGATTTCCTTCGAAGAGTGTGGGTGCAAGTTAGCCAAAGGGATGGGTGCTGCCATGCCCAGGCATCCAAACACAAACCGTGGAATGAAGATAAAAGTACAATTCAGTGCGAAGCTTAGGAACTCGGGGGCTGTGTTACCAGAGCTACTGTGACGCCAAAGCTGATAGACAACAGCTTGACTTCAAATCTTCATTACGAGGAtcaacaggaagagaaatgacAAGCCTAGAAGTAAAACCTGGGAGCACATCCAGTGtctctgtcctcctcctgtgcttCTGCTAATGTGTAAGGACTTCCCTCACCCTCTCCCTGCCCGGACTGAACTCTGACAGGTCCTaatccccctccctgcccccctgcCCGACTGAACTCTGAGACGTCCTCATCCCCCGCCCTGCCCGGACTGAACTCTGATAGGTCCTCATCCCCTCCTGCCAGGACTGAACGCTGATCTGATAGGTCCTCAACCCTGCGCGGACTGAACTCTGATAGGTCCTCAACGCCCCCTGCCCGGACTGAACTCCGATAGGCCCTCCATGGAGTGTGTGAACGGGACTGTGGTGAAGGAGTTTGTCTTCCTCGGCTTCTCGCCTCTGGCTGagctgcagctgctgctcttCGTTGTCTTCCTGCTCCTCTATTTGTTCACCCTCAGCACCAATGCCGTGATTATCTCCACCATCGTGCTAGTCAGAGCCCttcacacccccatgtacttcttcctctctgtcctctcctgtTCAGAGACCTGCTACACCTTTGTCATTGTGCCCAAGATGCTGGTTGACTTGCTGGCTCGGAAGAAGAGCATCTCGTTCCTCGGCTGCGCCATCCAAATGTTCGCCTTCCTCTTCCTTGGCTGTTCCCACTCCTTCCTGCTGGCAGCCATGGGTTATGATCGCTACGTGGCCATTTGCCACCCTCTACGCTACACGGTGCTCATGGGgcacagggtgtgtgtggggcTGGTCGCCGCTGCCTGTGTCTGCGGCTTCACTGTGGCACAGGTTATCACAGCCTTGGTGTTTCACCTGCCCTTCCAGGCTTCCAACCAACTCCATCACTTTTTCTGTGACATCTCCCCTGTTCTCAAGTCGGCATGCCACCACGCCCACTTTACGCAGATTACCATCTTCCTGCTCTGCGCGTTGGTCCTTGTTATCCCTCTGTTGTTGATCTGGGCATCATACATTCATATCATTTCTGCCATCCTCCAATTTCCTTCCACACTAGGGAGGTACAAAGCATTTTCCACTTGTGCGTCTCACCTCATTGTGGTCGTAGTCCACTACGGGTGTGCCTCTTTTATCTACCTACGGCCCAAGTCCAACTACTCTTCAAGCCAGGATGCTCTGATATCGGTGTCCTACACTATCCTGACGCCTTTGTTCAACCCAGTTATCTACAGCCTAAGAAACAAAGAGTTCAAATCAGCTCTTCATAGAGTCATAGGAAGAACAGTTACCCTAAGACAATGCTAATCTGTACCCTGCCTTTTTCCAAATAACTAAGAATAAAAGACATGGAGGGAGATGCTCAAGATGGAAATAACTGAGCATCATGTTCAGAAATAGGGACTAGTTTTCCCTCACTTCCAATGTAAAATTCAGAACCACACAATTTCTTGCCTTGGTGACATGAATTATTGTCCAGTAAAGAATATTACAGGATCATATTTCTGTTCTAGGGAGCCAGTGTTGAGGCTAATCTTGACTGTCAATGCAAATAGAATCTAGAATCAGCTAAGACATGTATGTCTGGGCAGAGGCGTGAAAGTATTTCCAGAAGGGACTAGCTGAGGGGAGGCCATCCCTCAGAGAGGGCAGAACCTTTCAACATGTAGCCTGGACATAAAGGGGTCTGAGGAAAGGGTGTAGTTTGCCTGCCTGAATCCCATATTGCATCTATGTCtgttatttctgttgttgtggctgctgccaccaccacctttgCATGGCTGCTTTAGAATCATGACATAGGCAAGGAGAGGACATGGACAGCGGACACAGACAGAGGACAAGTGGACCTCCAGGGACCCTCCAGGCCTTTGAGAAGTCAGCCTCAAGGAATGAGCATCTATATGTTCTCAGCCTCTGCCGCATGCACCCAGCTATTATTGGACTGTAGTCGGTCCCTACGGTGCAGACCATTCTAGTGGCTCTGTCCCCTAGGGAGCCTTGTCTACTGTGCctagaaagaatttttttctagGTTGTGCTCTTTCTGAATAATTGCTGAGTTGTGTTATTTCAATATAATTGCTACAAATTTAATGAGATCATTGGACAACTACCAGTCGAAGCCTGGCACATATGATATAAACAATTGGTGCTCTCATGAGGAAGTCataaatgaagtttttaattcaGATGCACTGTGCTGATAACATCAGTGTATCTAATGAATAtgactttcttttccattttctatgcACAGGGACAAATCaaagtttaaaatctatttttctcAGCGTTCGCCAGGGGGAGAACTGTACAAAGAGTCTCCAGTGTCTGTTCTTCGTGTGACTCTGAACCATGTGTTTAGACCATGTTCTAAGGGatgctttgtttatttctttattaggGACAGGAACCGAACGGAACTCCGTGACCCAGATGTCTGTCGTGTTTCTTTCCGGTCTCTGCTTGCCAATAAAGGGCTCTGAAttcattttttcttcctgttttccttttcttccacaaGTTCGTTCTATAGTCCTCTGCTATGGTGTCCGTCAACTTCATTTCTTCTGTATCTTTAAAGCTTAAGACAGCATGAGGATAGGGCTTGAAGAAGATGAATACTAAAGCAAACTCGATTGAACTTTTGCAGCCGCTAAGTTATTGTTTTCTCTTGCATGATAGTGACCTCAGTCTTCTAGCAAGTGTCTcatgaaaagaaaatggactTATGGACTTACAACCCTCTGAATCCTTTTACTATGTCAATCGTTTATGCTTGTACTGCATGAAAACTCTTTAAAATGCTGCTTCATGTGTACCTTAAAGCAACCTTGAGATGTATACATTACGATCTACATCCTGTAGATGATAAACGGACACTGAGAGAACTAAAATTGTTTCCCCACTGATGAACAGAAGAACTTTTGTTGAGTACGCACTTAATGCTAAAACTGTTCCTCCTATGCCCTTTGTGACACTGATTGCTTATGTTAATAGAGACTACAACACATGAGTAGGTAGGAGATTAAGTCCCCTGACGTCTGTAGAAAGAATTGCGTGAACTATAGCTTTTTTAGGCAAATAGCTCATAATGGGTGTAAGCTCCCAAAGCCACATGGCCAGGCCACTCCCGCAAGGACCTCTAACGGCCAGGTTCCACCCACAGAACACTAACTGCCCTGACTGCTGGACCCTGCCCCACCCTCCAGAGTAAAAAGCCCTAGCTCTGGACATGAAATCCCACCAACCTCCACCCTGTTCGGtctgctgctgtttctcaccTGAGCAGAGACAACCACCCTCCTGGCTTTTTCCCTCCCAACagatctcttgtgtgaggtttgttgtgcagtgtgacTTTG
Above is a window of Microtus pennsylvanicus isolate mMicPen1 chromosome 6, mMicPen1.hap1, whole genome shotgun sequence DNA encoding:
- the LOC142852909 gene encoding olfactory receptor 10K2-like, whose protein sequence is MECVNGTVVKEFVFLGFSPLAELQLLLFVVFLLLYLFTLSTNAVIISTIVLVRALHTPMYFFLSVLSCSETCYTFVIVPKMLVDLLARKKSISFLGCAIQMFAFLFLGCSHSFLLAAMGYDRYVAICHPLRYTVLMGHRVCVGLVAAACVCGFTVAQVITALVFHLPFQASNQLHHFFCDISPVLKSACHHAHFTQITIFLLCALVLVIPLLLIWASYIHIISAILQFPSTLGRYKAFSTCASHLIVVVVHYGCASFIYLRPKSNYSSSQDALISVSYTILTPLFNPVIYSLRNKEFKSALHRVIGRTVTLRQC